A region of Flocculibacter collagenilyticus DNA encodes the following proteins:
- a CDS encoding ATP-binding protein, whose amino-acid sequence MDEQLARLERRLAREKKARKEAEELLESKSLELFKSNNELKTLAQSLEDKVASRTTELVIARDQAVAHARAKTDFLANMSHELRTPMNGVLGMLRILESTSLTEQQQKLIQTATESGKLLLFIINDILDFSKLEEDQLQLEEIPFNPTVLLENTIAPFVTDANTKGVELVSYLSPLLPNQLLGDPTRIQQIITNFLSNAMKFTSTGEVIVKAKMVDSQFVVEVIDSGIGMTQEQVTIIFEKFTQADQSTTRKYGGTGLGLNICEKLVALMNGRIEVDSEIDQGTTFSVLLPLKVVIENAIPQIPILASVNRVVLCINHPVRRAYTIELLNAWQAGIDKKFIELSQVEDIHHYLKSIDNKQELERSLVLVDYIKQDAKYEEEKESLLSSIAKLSKLVVIQCIEHQYDSSTHYFSVSKPIRQGEFQNMLKLLSQENAGKRYRELDEKHKFYGRHVLLVEDNVVNQMVAEALLHDAGFEVTIANNGLEGVQQAQQGIYDLILMDIQMPIKDGLSAAAEIRALGEQYEKLPIFAMTAHATEEDKQKSVSAGMNEHITKPIDPEHLLKTISKYIEQISDQQEKCESASKEEKSSIKTDQHFEYLSGWELDEALKRVNHSTDLLYKILKMFKNQYQNFSIEFNEALKSKQLDEVIRLAHSLKGSAANIGAEWLSHCAAKLEKQVKQNAFTDVSCLHEELAMQLNKAFSDIDLITKHQLNSQYIDKKEKNKRVDANEITSLLTVIQSAIYSDLAVAEESIGTLHRLLSGTEIEEDGQRLDSAFQTFNYTGVEQYIKDISNKLENRNVQ is encoded by the coding sequence ATGGATGAACAACTGGCACGTTTAGAGCGGCGCTTAGCGCGAGAGAAAAAAGCACGAAAAGAAGCAGAGGAATTACTAGAAAGTAAGTCACTTGAGTTATTTAAATCAAACAATGAATTAAAAACTTTGGCTCAAAGCTTGGAAGATAAAGTGGCTTCCCGTACCACAGAGCTAGTCATTGCAAGAGACCAAGCCGTGGCGCATGCCAGAGCAAAAACGGATTTTTTAGCGAACATGAGCCATGAACTTCGCACGCCAATGAACGGTGTGTTGGGCATGCTGCGCATATTAGAGTCAACATCATTAACTGAGCAACAGCAAAAGCTAATTCAAACGGCTACCGAGTCAGGCAAATTACTGCTGTTTATCATCAACGATATTCTCGACTTTTCAAAACTGGAAGAAGATCAGCTTCAGCTTGAAGAAATACCTTTCAATCCCACGGTGCTATTAGAAAATACCATCGCTCCATTTGTAACAGATGCGAATACGAAAGGTGTAGAGCTGGTTAGTTACTTATCGCCCTTGTTACCTAATCAACTACTTGGTGATCCAACAAGAATACAGCAAATTATTACCAACTTTTTATCAAATGCAATGAAGTTTACCAGTACCGGGGAAGTGATTGTAAAAGCAAAAATGGTTGACTCTCAGTTTGTTGTTGAAGTGATTGATAGTGGGATAGGTATGACACAGGAGCAGGTCACAATTATTTTTGAAAAATTTACGCAAGCCGACCAATCAACTACCCGTAAATACGGTGGAACAGGATTAGGCTTAAATATATGTGAAAAACTGGTTGCGTTGATGAATGGAAGGATAGAAGTTGATAGTGAAATTGATCAAGGCACAACATTTAGTGTGTTGCTACCGCTGAAAGTGGTTATAGAAAACGCGATACCGCAAATACCCATCTTAGCATCAGTTAACCGGGTTGTTCTATGCATTAACCACCCAGTGCGCCGAGCTTATACCATAGAGCTATTGAATGCTTGGCAGGCTGGAATAGATAAGAAGTTTATTGAACTGAGTCAGGTTGAAGACATTCATCATTACTTAAAGAGCATCGACAACAAGCAAGAGCTAGAAAGGAGCCTTGTACTAGTTGATTATATAAAACAGGATGCCAAATATGAGGAGGAAAAGGAAAGTTTACTCTCGTCAATCGCTAAGCTGAGTAAGCTAGTTGTTATACAGTGTATTGAGCATCAATATGACTCGAGCACGCATTACTTTTCTGTAAGCAAGCCAATCCGGCAAGGTGAATTTCAAAATATGCTAAAACTACTTTCGCAGGAGAATGCGGGTAAACGCTATCGAGAGTTAGATGAGAAACACAAGTTTTATGGAAGGCATGTGCTACTTGTTGAAGACAATGTAGTGAATCAGATGGTTGCTGAAGCGCTATTACATGATGCGGGTTTTGAAGTAACAATTGCAAATAATGGTCTAGAAGGTGTACAGCAGGCTCAACAAGGTATCTATGACTTAATATTGATGGATATTCAAATGCCAATAAAGGATGGTTTATCTGCTGCGGCAGAAATTAGGGCGCTAGGAGAGCAATATGAAAAATTACCCATTTTTGCAATGACAGCTCACGCGACAGAAGAAGACAAGCAAAAAAGTGTTAGTGCAGGGATGAATGAGCATATAACCAAGCCAATAGATCCAGAACATCTGCTTAAAACAATATCTAAATATATTGAGCAGATTTCAGACCAACAAGAAAAGTGCGAATCTGCAAGTAAAGAAGAAAAAAGCTCAATCAAAACAGATCAGCATTTTGAATATTTAAGCGGCTGGGAGTTGGATGAGGCACTTAAACGCGTTAATCACTCCACTGATCTTCTATATAAAATATTGAAAATGTTTAAAAATCAGTATCAAAACTTTTCCATTGAATTTAATGAAGCATTAAAAAGTAAACAGCTAGATGAAGTTATTCGCCTTGCTCATAGCTTGAAGGGGAGTGCTGCAAATATTGGCGCAGAGTGGCTGTCGCACTGCGCAGCTAAGCTAGAAAAGCAAGTCAAACAAAATGCGTTCACTGATGTGAGTTGCTTACATGAAGAGTTGGCGATGCAGCTAAATAAGGCATTTAGCGATATTGACCTGATAACAAAGCATCAACTAAATAGTCAATATATTGATAAAAAAGAAAAAAATAAGCGTGTTGATGCAAACGAAATTACCTCACTTTTAACTGTTATCCAGAGCGCTATTTATTCAGATTTAGCGGTGGCAGAAGAGAGTATCGGTACTTTACACCGTTTATTAAGTGGTACAGAAATAGAAGAAGATGGGCAGCGGCTGGACTCTGCTTTTCAAACTTTTAACTATACTGGTGTTGAACAATACATTAAGGACATTTCAAATAAGCTAGAAAATAGGAATGTACAATGA
- a CDS encoding DUF1194 domain-containing protein: protein MRILSGTGFKKYIGTLLLCLSAVFSFNTHATTDLVFIVDGSGSINSTDWNIQRNGIVAAIQDPLVIPRDGSIAISVVQFSGSTRIEFPYTLIDSEADAQAAISAVQGMSQFRSSTGPGNGINAATSHLTGVGALKDDFQSYCMSTDGTRNTGATVGDAISSAKTAAFELDRYSVIAIEDPPFFDAGDAATHYGPHVFGGGAVFVVNNFTEFASFIGALCLGEPLKLVGMEVTQVIQDLENKVKLVEKKKTLVRTYLEPKNGTDPVKATARLKGTRGGVDLPGSPLTASNSGGAIIAKPNAISRRNLLTDSLNFQLPESWLTGTIELELEGVGGTLDCMEKAGPSANDCKATVTFNTGSELEVKFVKVSYTSGGSTIASSNADMNELEKRLLATFPTSKIDRTTGTLNAGAGVPVDQNILSSLSNMRFLDFCWNVFGCDRLYYGAIDQTGSLVDVNGNGNGGLANGIPGSVSTGVIRDGNSYGRNRHGHEIAHTMGRHHATNLALVGGNATSKNGPCGSVSSLSGPEFPNIATVSGSQRATLGPMGSGDDKLVFGWDSQRNSVVDPNQTFEMMSYCPGYRWPSDFTYEGIRSFINSTFSPASVNDKNAFAKRAQVKHAALMSAKASTAALVDWMLIRGIIDIDLDTVVFDAINHFQIDSSITPPSLPGSDYHLIIKDVTGAELNRIPFTPMLLESDSENGGGSSANTKALFLIPVMADPAIWTFEIEKQPSGPVIGSLTSSDNPPVVEVTFPNGGEILNPPSTTFMWTGSDADGDSLLYTVQFSPDAGATWETIATDYVGTSLEVDLGDLGKTSDGLLRVQASEGFNVAQDDSDGTFVTPNTPPTCDITTPFDNASFIGVQPIALEAFAHDAEDESITNVQWTSNLDGNIGNGLSLITELGTGTVNGIKRLREGSHTITMTCTDAGGLSSTDTVDITLSLTQPQIKGDADNDGDLDKNDINLIRQDLGKPVDGSACGAKCDMNDDLVINALDMRLVALSCTRPSCAVE from the coding sequence ATGCGTATATTGTCTGGAACAGGTTTTAAAAAATACATTGGAACATTGCTCTTATGTTTGAGTGCGGTGTTTTCATTTAACACACATGCAACGACTGATCTTGTCTTCATTGTAGACGGCTCAGGTAGTATCAATTCCACAGATTGGAACATACAGCGCAATGGTATTGTCGCTGCAATTCAAGACCCTTTAGTTATTCCTCGTGATGGCTCCATTGCTATTAGTGTGGTTCAGTTTTCTGGCTCAACCAGAATTGAATTCCCCTACACATTAATAGACTCGGAAGCGGATGCACAAGCTGCAATATCAGCAGTGCAGGGCATGAGTCAGTTTAGGTCATCAACAGGTCCGGGTAATGGTATCAACGCTGCGACCAGCCATCTAACGGGTGTTGGAGCCCTAAAAGATGATTTTCAGTCATATTGTATGTCTACAGACGGTACAAGAAATACTGGGGCAACAGTAGGTGATGCCATTTCATCGGCCAAAACAGCAGCATTTGAGCTAGACCGTTACAGCGTGATAGCCATTGAAGATCCCCCATTTTTTGATGCAGGTGATGCGGCAACCCACTACGGCCCCCACGTATTTGGTGGTGGAGCAGTATTTGTAGTGAATAACTTTACTGAGTTCGCAAGCTTTATTGGTGCACTTTGTTTAGGTGAGCCACTTAAGCTGGTAGGAATGGAAGTAACACAGGTTATTCAAGATTTAGAGAATAAAGTGAAGCTAGTTGAGAAGAAAAAAACACTAGTACGTACTTATTTAGAGCCTAAAAATGGCACTGATCCTGTAAAAGCTACCGCCCGTTTAAAAGGTACTCGTGGTGGAGTAGATCTTCCGGGGTCACCACTTACAGCAAGTAACTCGGGTGGTGCGATTATCGCTAAACCAAACGCCATTAGCCGTAGAAACTTATTAACAGATAGCTTGAACTTTCAACTACCAGAGTCATGGTTAACTGGCACCATAGAGTTAGAGCTTGAAGGTGTAGGTGGCACGTTAGACTGTATGGAAAAAGCAGGACCTTCAGCGAATGACTGTAAGGCGACAGTAACGTTTAACACTGGCTCTGAGCTGGAAGTTAAATTTGTAAAAGTATCTTATACGAGTGGCGGCAGCACCATTGCAAGTTCAAACGCTGATATGAACGAGCTAGAAAAGCGCTTACTTGCCACATTCCCTACATCGAAAATTGATAGAACCACTGGCACATTGAATGCGGGAGCAGGTGTACCTGTTGATCAAAATATACTGTCGAGTTTATCTAACATGCGCTTTTTAGATTTCTGCTGGAATGTTTTTGGTTGCGACCGTTTATATTATGGCGCTATAGATCAAACAGGTTCGTTGGTTGATGTGAACGGTAATGGTAATGGTGGCCTTGCTAATGGGATCCCCGGCTCTGTGTCTACAGGGGTAATTAGAGATGGGAATAGCTATGGGCGTAATCGTCATGGGCACGAAATAGCTCACACAATGGGACGCCACCATGCTACAAATCTTGCCTTGGTTGGTGGGAATGCAACGTCTAAAAATGGTCCATGTGGCTCGGTATCTTCGCTTTCTGGTCCAGAGTTTCCGAACATTGCAACGGTAAGCGGTTCTCAACGTGCAACATTAGGCCCAATGGGCTCAGGTGATGATAAGTTAGTATTTGGTTGGGATAGTCAACGTAATAGTGTTGTAGATCCTAATCAAACATTTGAAATGATGAGTTATTGTCCAGGTTACCGCTGGCCTTCAGACTTCACGTATGAAGGGATAAGAAGCTTTATCAACTCTACATTTTCACCTGCAAGTGTAAATGATAAAAATGCGTTTGCTAAACGTGCTCAAGTAAAGCATGCCGCGCTTATGTCAGCGAAGGCCTCAACAGCAGCATTAGTAGATTGGATGTTAATTCGCGGTATTATTGATATTGATTTAGATACAGTGGTATTTGATGCGATTAATCATTTTCAAATTGATTCTTCAATTACGCCGCCAAGCTTACCAGGAAGTGATTATCACTTGATCATTAAGGATGTAACGGGGGCGGAATTAAATCGCATTCCATTTACACCTATGTTGCTTGAGTCTGATTCTGAAAATGGTGGTGGTAGTTCAGCAAACACGAAAGCACTGTTTTTAATTCCTGTAATGGCAGATCCTGCGATTTGGACGTTTGAAATTGAAAAACAACCGTCAGGTCCAGTGATTGGCTCATTAACCTCAAGCGATAATCCACCTGTTGTTGAAGTTACTTTTCCGAATGGAGGAGAAATTCTTAATCCGCCAAGCACCACATTTATGTGGACGGGCAGTGATGCAGACGGGGATAGCTTACTATATACCGTACAATTCTCACCTGATGCTGGAGCAACTTGGGAAACGATTGCGACGGATTATGTCGGCACCAGCTTAGAGGTTGATTTAGGTGACTTAGGTAAAACATCAGATGGCTTATTACGAGTGCAAGCAAGCGAGGGCTTTAATGTTGCGCAAGATGATTCAGATGGCACATTCGTGACACCGAATACACCGCCTACGTGTGACATAACTACTCCATTTGATAATGCGTCGTTTATAGGTGTTCAGCCAATTGCGTTAGAAGCGTTCGCGCATGATGCTGAAGACGAATCAATTACCAACGTACAGTGGACCAGTAACTTAGACGGTAATATTGGCAACGGTTTAAGTTTAATTACTGAGCTGGGTACAGGCACGGTTAATGGTATAAAACGCCTACGAGAAGGAAGCCATACAATCACCATGACATGTACCGACGCTGGTGGTTTATCATCAACTGATACAGTTGATATCACTCTAAGTCTTACTCAGCCTCAAATTAAAGGCGATGCCGATAATGATGGTGACTTAGATAAAAATGATATTAACCTAATTCGTCAAGACTTAGGTAAGCCAGTTGATGGCAGTGCTTGTGGTGCAAAATGTGATATGAATGACGACTTAGTTATCAACGCATTAGATATGCGTTTAGTTGCGTTGTCATGTACTCGTCCAAGTTGTGCAGTTGAGTAA
- a CDS encoding heme NO-binding domain-containing protein encodes MKGLVFSEFIEMVEDTFGDDVADFIIEESALPSGGAYTAVGTYDHSELVTLVKNLSDKVNIPVDKLTFTFGQHLARIFYKKYPDFFAECANTLDFLKIVDNHIHVEVAKLYPDAELPKFTYDDSNPDKFELHYESKRGFADLAEGLIVGTSAHYNESFTIHREDYSTEDVCRVKFILHKQD; translated from the coding sequence ATGAAAGGCTTGGTATTCAGTGAATTTATAGAAATGGTTGAGGATACGTTCGGTGACGATGTTGCCGACTTTATTATTGAAGAGTCTGCATTACCATCGGGCGGAGCATATACGGCGGTAGGAACATATGATCACAGCGAACTGGTAACGCTGGTTAAAAATTTAAGTGACAAAGTAAATATCCCTGTAGATAAACTAACATTCACCTTTGGCCAGCATTTAGCGCGCATCTTTTATAAAAAATATCCTGATTTTTTTGCTGAATGCGCAAATACGTTAGATTTTTTAAAAATAGTAGACAACCATATTCATGTTGAAGTTGCCAAACTCTATCCTGATGCTGAACTTCCAAAGTTTACTTATGATGATTCAAACCCTGATAAATTTGAGCTGCACTATGAATCAAAGCGAGGTTTTGCCGATTTAGCAGAGGGATTGATAGTGGGCACATCTGCCCACTACAACGAAAGTTTTACTATTCATCGAGAAGATTACTCAACTGAAGATGTTTGCCGTGTAAAGTTTATTTTGCATAAGCAAGATTAA